A window of the Serratia sarumanii genome harbors these coding sequences:
- the ydfG gene encoding bifunctional NADP-dependent 3-hydroxy acid dehydrogenase/3-hydroxypropionate dehydrogenase YdfG has translation MIIFVTGATSGFGEAIARRFIREGHQVIAAGRRLERLEELQDELGQALHIVRLDVRNRAAIQQAIEALPAELRQIDVLVNNAGLALGLEPAHKANADDWETMIDTNAKGLVNMTRALLPAMVERNVGHVINIGSTAANWPYAGGNVYGATKAFVKQFSLGLRADLHGTRIRVTDIEPGLVGGTEFSNVRFKGDDGKVNKTYEGADALTPEDIAESVFWVATLPARVNINTLEMMPVSQSFAGLNIHRGA, from the coding sequence ATGATTATTTTTGTTACCGGCGCCACCTCCGGTTTCGGCGAGGCAATCGCACGCCGTTTTATCCGTGAAGGCCATCAGGTGATCGCCGCCGGGCGCCGCCTTGAGCGTCTCGAAGAGCTGCAGGACGAATTAGGGCAAGCGCTGCACATCGTGCGGCTCGACGTGCGCAACCGCGCTGCCATTCAACAGGCGATCGAAGCACTGCCGGCCGAGCTGCGCCAGATCGACGTGCTGGTGAACAACGCCGGCCTGGCGCTGGGGCTGGAGCCGGCGCACAAGGCCAACGCCGATGACTGGGAAACCATGATCGACACCAACGCCAAGGGGCTGGTGAACATGACGCGCGCGCTGCTGCCGGCCATGGTCGAGCGCAACGTCGGCCATGTGATCAACATCGGCTCCACCGCCGCCAACTGGCCTTACGCCGGCGGCAACGTGTACGGCGCCACCAAGGCGTTCGTCAAACAGTTCAGCCTGGGGCTGCGCGCCGATCTGCACGGCACGCGCATCCGCGTGACCGATATCGAGCCGGGCCTGGTGGGCGGCACCGAATTCTCCAACGTGCGCTTCAAGGGCGATGACGGCAAGGTCAACAAAACCTACGAAGGCGCCGATGCGCTGACGCCGGAAGACATCGCCGAGTCGGTGTTCTGGGTCGCGACGTTGCCGGCGCGCGTCAACATCAACACGCTGGAAATGATGCCGGTCAGCCAGTCCTTCGCCGGGCTGAACATCCACCGCGGCGCCTGA
- a CDS encoding GNAT family N-acetyltransferase, with product MNHNDLSQCRVDTDRLLIAPFTAADADDVYQAITPTLTRFMAFEPEASPEDFANVWQGWLPLMREGEEVIFVARRREDRQFVGVGGAHNLRSRTPELGIWVKESLHGQGYGREIVQGIAHWVSERFQPQHLIYPVAEQNTASRRLAESLGGVLAGKRENIKYDAVVYHLPPQR from the coding sequence ATGAATCATAATGACCTTTCTCAGTGCCGCGTGGACACCGACCGTTTGTTGATTGCCCCCTTTACCGCAGCAGACGCCGACGATGTTTACCAGGCGATCACCCCCACTCTGACGCGCTTTATGGCCTTTGAGCCGGAGGCGTCGCCGGAAGATTTCGCCAACGTCTGGCAAGGTTGGCTGCCGCTGATGCGCGAAGGCGAAGAAGTGATCTTCGTCGCCCGTCGGCGCGAAGACCGGCAGTTTGTCGGCGTCGGCGGCGCGCACAACCTGCGCAGCCGCACCCCGGAGCTGGGCATCTGGGTGAAAGAGAGCCTGCACGGCCAGGGCTACGGGCGCGAAATCGTGCAGGGCATCGCGCACTGGGTCAGCGAGCGCTTTCAGCCTCAGCACCTTATCTACCCGGTGGCCGAGCAAAATACCGCCAGCCGCCGCCTCGCCGAGTCGCTGGGCGGCGTGCTGGCCGGCAAGCGTGAAAACATCAAGTATGACGCCGTGGTCTACCACCTGCCGCCTCAGCGCTAA